In Chanodichthys erythropterus isolate Z2021 chromosome 7, ASM2448905v1, whole genome shotgun sequence, a genomic segment contains:
- the LOC137022931 gene encoding leukotriene B4 receptor 1-like, which translates to MEQRLDCNSTSNSTAVVSEQIAPAVLMGLCCLVGLPSNIAVIISIARQWNKHLSFTLKLMVNLAVSDALTLCVAPVVLCGIVFGWKLGLWSCRFFFFLGHWCLYVGVLTVTSMSVHRYHNVIKSRVTNRMILHRLERRHRRLQLIGIWILAFVFALPIFFTQGLKDKDGLQRCQRAMESQSVKVTVLLLEILLGFVIPFLIMLTCYLWLHKGLSQKVKSSSLTRAPQDQEPRNQGPKVKTYKKRLVVSIVVAFFLFWTPLHIINVIDIVTTLTKTSHPDVHSQLKSFRRVYGDLIKTLALVNCCLDPFLYVISSGNILKCFRNK; encoded by the coding sequence ATGGAGCAAAGATTAGACTGTAATTCAACCTCTAACAGCACTGCTGTGGTTTCAGAACAGATCGCTCCTGCTGTACTTATGGGTTTGTGTTGTTTGGTGGGTTTGCCAAGCAACATTGCAGTAATCATCAGCATTGCTCGTCAGTGGAACAAACATTTGAGCTTTACCTTAAAACTAATGGTAAACCTTGCTGTCTCTGATGCTTTGACCCTTTGCGTGGCTCCTGTGGTGCTGTGTGGAATAGTGTTTGGATGGAAACTCGGCCTTTGGTCTTGTAGGTTCTTTTTCTTCTTGGGTCACTGGTGTCTGTATGTTGGAGTCCTGACGGTCACCTCCATGAGTGTTCATCGCTATCACAATGTCATCAAGTCCAGAGTCACTAACAGGATGATACTGCACAGACTGGAGAGACGGCACAGGCGCCTTCAGCTGATTGGCATCTGGATTCTAGCCTTTGTTTTTGCCCTACCAATATTTTTCACTCAAGGACTCAAAGACAAGGATGGATTGCAGAGATGTCAGAGGGCAATGGAGTCACAGTCTGTAAAAGTGACTGTTTTGCTTCTTGAGATCCTGTTGGGCTTTGTCATCCCATTTTTGATCATGTTAACATGTTATCTCTGGTTGCACAAAGGCTTGAGCCAAAAAGTCAAGAGCTCCAGTCTAACTAGAGCTCCACAGGACCAGGAACCCAGAAATCAGGGGCCAAAGGTTAAGACTTACAAGAAGAGACTTGTGGTCAGCATCGTTGTGGCTTTCTTTCTGTTTTGGACTCCTTTGCACATCATCAATGTGATTGATATAGTTACTACTCTGACTAAAACTTCTCATCCAGATGTTCATTCCCAACTGAAGTCCTTCCGTAGAGTTTATGGTGATTTAATCAAGACTCTGGCTTTGGTAAACTGCTGTCTGGATCCTTTTCTCTATGTCATATCTTCAGGAAATattctaaaatgttttagaaataaataa
- the LOC137022933 gene encoding leukotriene B4 receptor 1-like, whose protein sequence is MERRLGFNSTSNSTAVGSEKIAPAVVLGLCCLVGLPSNIAVIISIAHEWKKKLSFTLKLMVNLAVSDALSLCLAPVVLCGILFGWKLGLWSCRILFFLGYWSLYVGVLTVTSMSVHRYHNVIKSRVTNRMILHRLERRHRCLQLIGIWILAFVFALPIFFTQELKDKDGLQRCQRAMESRSVVVTVLLLEILLGFVIPFLIMLTCYLWLHKGLSQKVKSSSLTRAPQDQEPRNQGPNVRTYKKRLVVSIIVAFFLFWTPVHIINVIDIVTTLTKTSHPDVHSQMKSFRRVYGDASKTLALVNCCLNPFLYAVSSGNILKFFRKK, encoded by the coding sequence ATGGAGCGAAGACTAGGCTTCAATTCAACCTCTAACAGCACTGCTGTGGGTTCAGAAAAGATCGCTCCTGCTGTAGTTCTGGGTTTGTGTTGTTTGGTGGGTTTGCCAAGCAACATCGCAGTAATCATCAGCATTGCTCatgagtggaaaaaaaaattgagcttTACCTTAAAACTAATGGTAAACCTTGCTGTTTCTGATGCTTTGAGCCTTTGCTTGGCTCCTGTGGTGCTGTGTGGAATACTGTTTGGATGGAAACTTGGCCTTTGGTCTTGTAGGATCTTGTTCTTCTTGGGTTACTGGAGTCTGTATGTTGGAGTCCTGACGGTCACCTCCATGAGTGTTCATCGCTATCACAATGTCATCAAGTCAAGAGTCACTAACAGGATGATACTGCACAGACTGGAGAGACGGCACAGGTGCCTTCAGCTGATTGGCATCTGGATTCTAGCCTTTGTTTTTGCCCTACCAATATTTTTCACTCAAGAACTTAAAGACAAGGATGGATTGCAGAGATGTCAGAGGGCAATGGAGTCACGCTCTGTAGTAGTGACTGTTTTGCTTCTTGAGATCCTGTTGGGCTTTGTCATCCCATTTTTGATCATGTTAACATGTTATCTCTGGTTGCACAAAGGCTTGAGCCAAAAAGTCAAGAGCTCCAGTCTAACTAGAGCTCCACAGGACCAGGAACCCAGAAATCAGGGGCCAAATGTTAGGACTTACAAGAAGAGACTTGTGGTCAGCATCATTGTGGCTTTCTTTCTGTTTTGGACTCCTGTGCACATTATCAATGTGATTGATATAGTTACTACTCTGACTAAAACTTCTCATCCAGATGTTCATTCCCAAATGAAGTCCTTCCGTAGAGTATATGGTGATGCAAGCAAGACTCTGGCTTTGGTAAACTGCTGTCTGAATCCTTTTCTCTATGCCGTTTCTTCAGGAAATATTCTTAAATTTTTCAGAAAGAAATAA
- the LOC137022851 gene encoding leukotriene B4 receptor 1-like codes for MMELNVSLNSTFNGTVVGSEKIAPAVVLGLCCLVGLPSNIAVIICIAREWNNHLSFTLILMVNLAVSDALTLCLAPVVLYGIVFGWKLGLFSCRFLFFLGHWSLYVGVLTVTYMSGHRYHNVIKSRVTNRMILHRLERRHRRLQLIGIWILAFVFALPIFFTQGVKDKDGLQRCQRAMESQSVEVTVLLLEILLGFVIPFLIMLTCYLWLHKGLSQKVKSSSLTRAPQDQESRNQGPKVKTYKKRLVVSIVATFFLFWTPVHIINVIDIVTTLTKTSHPDLHSQMKSFRRVYGDASKTLALLNCCLNPFLYALSSRNILKCIRNT; via the coding sequence ATGATGGAGCTCAATGTAAGCTTAAATTCAACATTTAACGGCACTGTTGTGGGTTCAGAAAAGATCGCTCCTGCTGTAGTTCTGGGTTTGTGCTGTTTGGTTGGTTTGCCAAGCAACATCGCAGTAATCATCTGCATTGCTCGTGAGTGGAACAATCATTTGAGCTTTACCTTAATTCTAATGGTAAACCTTGCTGTCTCTGATGCTTTGACCCTTTGCTTGGCTCCTGTGGTGCTGTATGGAATAGTGTTTGGATGGAAACTCGGCCTTTTTTCTTGTAGGTTCTTATTCTTCTTGGGTCACTGGAGTCTGTATGTTGGAGTCCTGACGGTCACCTACATGAGTGGTCATCGCTATCACAATGTCATCAAGTCCAGAGTCACTAACAGGATGATACTGCACAGACTGGAGAGACGGCACAGGCGCCTTCAGCTGATTGGCATCTGGATTCTAGCCTTTGTTTTTGCCCTACCAATATTTTTCACTCAAGGAGTCAAAGACAAGGATGGATTGCAGAGATGTCAGAGGGCAATGGAGTCACAGTCTGTAGAAGTGACTGTTTTGCTTCTTGAGATCCTGTTGGGGTTCGTCATCCCATTTTTGATCATGTTAACATGTTATCTCTGGTTGCACAAAGGCTTGAGCCAAAAAGTCAAGAGCTCCAGTCTAACTAGAGCTCCACAGGATCAGGAATCCAGAAATCAGGGGCCAAAGGTTAAGACTTACAAGAAGAGACTTGTGGTCAGCATCGTTGCAACTTTCTTTCTGTTTTGGACTCCTGTGCACATCATCAATGTGATTGATATAGTTACTACTCTGACTAAAACTTCTCATCCAGATCTTCATTCCCAAATGAAGTCCTTCCGTAGAGTATATGGTGATGCAAGCAAGACTCTGGCTTTGCTAAACTGCTGTCTGAATCCTTTTCTCTATGCCCTCTCTtcaagaaatattttaaaatgtatcagGAATACGTAA
- the nudt21 gene encoding cleavage and polyadenylation specificity factor subunit 5 isoform X1, giving the protein MSVVPPNRSSTGWPRGVNQFGNKYISQPAKPLTLERTINLYPLTNYTFGTKEPLYEKDSSVAARFQRMREEFEKIGMRRTVEGVLIVHEHRLPHVLLLQLGTTFFKLPGGELNPGEDEVEGLKRLMTEILGRQDGVKQDWVIDDCIGNWWRPNFEPPQVYPYIPAHITKPKEHKKLFLVQLQEKALFAVPKNYKLVAAPLFELYDNAPGYGPIISSLPQLLSRFNFIYN; this is encoded by the exons ATGTCAGTTGTACCTCCGAATCGATCATCTACCGGTTGGCCTCGTGGAGTAAATCAGTTCGGTAATAAATACATTAGCCAGCCGGCTAAACCGCTCACCCTGGAGAGAACAATCAACCT atACCCACTAACAAATTACACATTCGGCACCAAGGAGCCACTCTATGAGAAGGACAGCTCGGTAGCCGCACGCTTTCAGCGGATGCGGGAGGAGTTTGAGAAAATCGGGATGCGGCGGACGGTGGAGGGGGTTCTGATCGTGCATGAGCACAGACTCCCTCACGTGCTGCTTCTGCAGCTGGGAACCACCTTCTTCAAACT TCCTGGTGGAGAGTTGAACCCTGGAGAAGATGAGGTGGAGGGGTTGAAACGACTGATGACGGAG ATTTTGGGGCGTCAGGATGGAGTGAAGCAGGACTGGGTCATTGATGACTGTATTGGGAACTGGTGGAGACCAAACTTTGAGCCACCTCAGGTG TATCCCTATATTCCAGCACACATCACTAAACCTAAAGAACATAAGAAGCTTTTTCTAGTACAGCTGCAAGAGAAAG CATTGTTTGCTGTGCCAAAGAACTACAAGCTGGTGGCCGCCCCCTTGTTTGAGCTTTATGATAATGCTCCTGGCTACGGCCCGATTATATCCAGTCTTCCACAGCTACTGAGCAG GTTTAACTTCATCTACAACTGA
- the nudt21 gene encoding cleavage and polyadenylation specificity factor subunit 5 isoform X2, which yields MSVVPPNRSSTGWPRGVNQFGNKYISQPAKPLTLERTINLYPLTNYTFGTKEPLYEKDSSVAARFQRMREEFEKIGMRRTVEGVLIVHEHRLPHVLLLQLGTTFFKLPGGELNPGEDEVEGLKRLMTEILGRQDGVKQDWVIDDCIGNWWRPNFEPPQYPYIPAHITKPKEHKKLFLVQLQEKALFAVPKNYKLVAAPLFELYDNAPGYGPIISSLPQLLSRFNFIYN from the exons ATGTCAGTTGTACCTCCGAATCGATCATCTACCGGTTGGCCTCGTGGAGTAAATCAGTTCGGTAATAAATACATTAGCCAGCCGGCTAAACCGCTCACCCTGGAGAGAACAATCAACCT atACCCACTAACAAATTACACATTCGGCACCAAGGAGCCACTCTATGAGAAGGACAGCTCGGTAGCCGCACGCTTTCAGCGGATGCGGGAGGAGTTTGAGAAAATCGGGATGCGGCGGACGGTGGAGGGGGTTCTGATCGTGCATGAGCACAGACTCCCTCACGTGCTGCTTCTGCAGCTGGGAACCACCTTCTTCAAACT TCCTGGTGGAGAGTTGAACCCTGGAGAAGATGAGGTGGAGGGGTTGAAACGACTGATGACGGAG ATTTTGGGGCGTCAGGATGGAGTGAAGCAGGACTGGGTCATTGATGACTGTATTGGGAACTGGTGGAGACCAAACTTTGAGCCACCTCAG TATCCCTATATTCCAGCACACATCACTAAACCTAAAGAACATAAGAAGCTTTTTCTAGTACAGCTGCAAGAGAAAG CATTGTTTGCTGTGCCAAAGAACTACAAGCTGGTGGCCGCCCCCTTGTTTGAGCTTTATGATAATGCTCCTGGCTACGGCCCGATTATATCCAGTCTTCCACAGCTACTGAGCAG GTTTAACTTCATCTACAACTGA